The DNA segment ccatcctggctaacacagtgaaaccccgtctctactaaaaatacaaaaaattagccaggtgtggtggcgggcgcctgtagtcccagctactcgggaggctgaggcaggagaatggcgtgagcccaggaggcggagcttgcagtgagccaagatcgcgccactgcactccagcctgggcaacagagcaagattccgcctaaaaaaaaaaaaaaaagtaaaagttacagtaagctaaggtttattattgaagaaagaagtatttcaaataaatttagtgtagcctaaatatagtgttgataaagtctacagtagcGTAGAGTAGACTTTGTTctgggccttcacattcactcctCAGTGACCCACGCAGAGCAACTTCCTGTCCCagaagctccattcatggtaagcgCTTTATACAGACAGGTgtatcattctttattttttattattattacttttttttttgagacaagagtttctctctgtcacccaggcttgagtgcagtgacactacctcggctcactgcaacctctgcctcccgggttcaagcaattctcctgcctcagcctccccagtagctgggaatacaggtgtgtgccaccacacccggctaatttttgtatttttagtatacacagtgtttcaccgtgttggccaggctggtcttgaactcctgacattgtgatccacctgcctcggcctcccaaagtgctgggattacaggtgtgagccacctagcctggcatactttttttggtttgtttttttttttgagatagagtctcgctctgtcgcccaggctggagtgcagtggcacgatctcagctcactgcaacctcagcctccggggtacaaggaattctcatgcctcagcatcccagggTAGCTTGGATTACATATCTTTATGTGATGCATGAttatatttgcaaaccatacatctgataaggggttaatatccaagaTATATAAGTACTTAAAACATCTCAgtagcagctgggcatggtggctcatgcctgtaattcaagcactttgggaggcggaggcgggtggatcacctgaggtccggagttcaagaccagcctggccaatatggtgaaacccagtctctactaaaactacaaaaatattagccaggagtggtggtgggtgcctgtaatcccagctacccaggaggctgaggcacaagaatcacttgaacccagaggcggaggttgcagtgagccgagatcgtgccactgcactccagcctgggtgacagagcaggactctgtctaaaaaacaaaaacagaaacaaacaaaaatctcaatagcaagaaaacaatgtGATTTAAACAACacgcaaaggacctgaatagatatttctcaaaagaagacatacagcactttgggaggctgaggcaggcgaatcgccaggtgaagagatcaagaccatcctggccaacatggtgaaaccccgtctctactaaaaatacaaaaattagatgggcatagtggtgtgtgcttgaacccaggaggcggaggttgcagtgagccgagatcgagccactgcactccagcctggtgacagagccagactctgtctcaaaaaaaaataaaaaaagacataaaaatttctGGCAACTAtctgaaaaaatgctgaacaatGCATGGatcatctgggaaatgcaaattaaaaccaaaatgagataccacctcacacctgtcagaatggcttataaaaaaaagacaaggccgggcgtggtggctaacgcctgtaatcccagcactttgggaggctgaggcaggtggatcacgaggtcaggagttcaagaccagtctggccaacatagtgaaaccccatctctactaaaaatacaacaaaattagccgagcgtggtggtgtgcacctgtaatcccagctactcaggaggctgaggcaagagaattgcgtcaacctgggagggggaggttgcagtgagccaagattgtgccattgcactccagcccaggcaacagtgcgagattcaccctcaaaaaaaaaaggagattctgtcatttgtgacaacatggaagAACCTAGAGGACGTTACggtaggtgaaataagccaggcacagaaagacaaacacgaCATGGTTTCACTTATATTCGGAATGTAAAACAACTCATAGAggtggagagtagaatgatggtacCAGAGTCTGGGGATTGGTGGGAGTTGGGGCGGTGGGgaatggggaaatgttggtcaaagggtacagtTTCAGCTAGacaggaggatttttttttttttaatttgagacgggggtcttactatgttgcccaggctggtcttgaactccttggttcaagcaatcctcccaccttggcctccaaaagggctatgattacaggcctaagccaccatacccggcccaggaatgttttttttttagaactatAGCATGGtatggccaggtgcgatggctcacacctgtaatcccagcactttgggagactgaggtgggtggatcatctgaggtcgggagttcgagaccagcctgaccagcatggagaaaccctgtctctactaaaaatacaaaaaattagctggggatggtgacacatgcctgtaatcccagctactcgggaggctgaggcaggagaatcacttgaacctgggaggcagaggttgtggtgagccgagatcacgccattgcaccccagcctgggcaacaagagcaaaactctgtctccaaaaaaaaaaaacacaaactacagCATGGTCACTATagttaatgtatatttcaaaattgctgaaagtagctgggtatggtgatacACCAtagcctgtagtcccatttactcaggaggctgaggcccacagatcacttgatcccaggaggtcaagaacagcctgggcaacaaagcaagaccctgtcccatatttttttttgaagcagagtctcactctgttgcccaggctggagtgcagtggcatgatctcggctcactgcaacctccgccctccaggttcaagcaatcctcttgcctcagtcccccagtaggtgggattacaggcacggtccactatgcccagctaatttttgtatttttagtagagacagggtttcgccatgttggccaggctggtctcaaactactgacctcaggagggcttagtggctcatgcctgtaactttgggaggccaaggcaggaggatcactggaggccaggagttcaagaccagcctggacaacatagcgaggccccatctctataaaaaatttaaaagttagccaggcatcatgatatgtgtctgtggtcctagctactcgggagggtgaggcaggaggatggcttgagcccaggaggtcaaggctgcagtgaactgtgatcttgccactgcactccgtgtgggtgacagcacaagaccttattttccttaaaggaaaaaaaaatgctaagagtGGCTGGGTTGGGTGGCCCAtgtctataaccccagcactttgggaggccaaggtgggtggatcacaaggtcaggagttagttcgagaccagcctggccaacatggtgaaacccattctttactaaaagtacaaaaattagctgggcgtggtggcgcgcgcctgtagtcccagctactcaggaggccgaggcacgagaatcgcttgaaccaaggaggcggaggttgcagtgagcctgggcgacagagcgagactccgtctcaaaaaaaaaaaaaaattagctgggcctggtggtgcgcgcctgtaatcccagctacttcagaggctgaggcaggagaatcacttgaacctgggaggcagaggttccactgcgcggagatcacgccattgcactccagcctgggcaatagagtgagactccgtctcaaaaaataaaagtccttAACCAGTccatatttctgaatattttgctTATTCCTGCCGGCAGTGTAATACTCTGGTGAATATTTGCGTTCGAGATCCTTGCATTCCCGAGATTTCCCCAGCTCAGCCCTCTGCGTGGGTTGAACGGTATGAACCTTTTTAAGGCTTCGCTTGTACTGTACTGTCAAGCTGTTTTTTGGAATATTCGCCCCAGGTTTCTGTTCCAGCCAGCAGCCAGCATCAGCCGTCTGCATCCTTGTCCTCAAACTGCTGTTAATTAAAATCTTTGCcaatctgggccgggcgcggtggctcacgcctgtaatgccaacactttgggaggccgaggccggcggatcgcctgaggtcgggagtttgagaccagcctgaccaacatggagaaaccctgtctctactaaagatacaaaattagccgggcgtggtggcgcatgcctgtaatcccagctacttgggaggctgaagcaggagaatcgcttgaacctgtgaggcggaggttgcagtgagccgagatcacgccattgcactcgagTCTGGGCgaccagagcgaaactccgtctcaaaaaaaaaaaaaaaaaaaaagaaacctttgcCAATCTGGTAGAATTGCGGGGCTTATTTTATGGTGTCATGGAGGATAGCCTAGGGCCAGATATACCTGGGGCCCTGTGCCTGCTCTGCGAACTAGGAGCTCACTCTCCGAGCGGTGTAGAGGGTGAGACTAAGCAGTGACAGTAAAAGCTTTCGACAGTGCTTGACCCTTCCGCGGAGCGTATTAAGCAGGAGCTCCCTGCGCAGGCGCAGAGGAGAGAGTGTCTCCCACCCCACGACCAGCAGGGGGCCTGCGAGGCGGGTGCGGAGCCAGGCCTGATGGTGGCCAATCGCGAGCTGAGGCGACGATGCCACGCCCCTCATACCGGCGTCTTAAATGCGCAAAGAAAGGACGCCGGGGACACCCGGTTGGGCTCTGCTGCTCCCTTCTGGGTTCCGAGGCCCAAGCCCTTGGCAGTGTTTGTGAGTGGAAGGGAGGTCACGCTATCGTCCGCGGCCCCAGCAGCCCTGTGCCCTCGTTGGATCCCGCGACGCGGCTCCTTTAAGAGCCTCGCGGGTCGCCCGCCGCTAGGTCGCTCCCCGGCCATGCGGGCGCTGCGGGCCGGCCTGACCCTGGCGTCGGGCGCGGGGCTGGGTGCGGTCGTCGAGggctggcggcggcggcgggaggaCGCGCGGGCGGCGCCGGGACTGCTGGGCCGGCTGCCCGTGCTGCCCGTGGCGGCGGCAGCCGAGTTGCCCCCTGTGCCCGGGGGACCCCGCGGCCCGGGCGAGCTGGCCAAGTACGGGCTGCCGGGGCTGGCGCAGCTCAAGAGCCGCGAGTCGTACGTGCTGTGCTACGACCCGCGCACCCGCGGCGCGCTCTGGGTGGTGGAGCAGCTGCGACCCGAGCGTCTCCGCGGCGACGGCGACCGGCGCGAGTGCGACTTCCGCGAGGACGACTCGGTGCACGCGTACCACCGTGCCACCAACGCCGACTACCGCGGCAGTGGCTTCGACCGCGGTCACCTGGCCGCCGCCGCCAACCACCGCTGGAGCCAGAAGGCCATGGACGACACGTTCTACCTGAGCAACGTCGCGCCCCAGGTAGCGCCCGCGCCCCGGGCCGGTCGCGGAATGCGGGGCCGGCGCCTGGCCTCGCGGGGCCTCGGTTTGTTCTTCTGCAGAACGGGGCAGCTGCCCAACGCGCCCCCGGTCAGGCATCGCAGTGACATCCCGTGGCGGGAGGGAGGAGCACTGGGCTCCAGGCACAGGGTCTGCAGGCCGACCAGGGCTTGAGCTTCAACTGCGAACCCTGGGCACCTCCCTGAGCGTCGCTTTCCTCGTcaaaaaaatggggataataccgTTATTCACCTTCCTCCTGCGGTAGTGATGAGGCGCTGAGGCTCACAGAGGCAAAGTGACGGGCACAGTGTCACACAGCAGAAGAAGGCTGTCTGTTGTAGAACCGCAGCGCCCAACCTATTGGGCACCAGGGTgcggtttcgtggaagacagtttttccacggcTTGGT comes from the Homo sapiens chromosome 9, GRCh38.p14 Primary Assembly genome and includes:
- the ENDOG gene encoding endonuclease G, mitochondrial isoform X1, with the protein product MRALRAGLTLASGAGLGAVVEGWRRRREDARAAPGLLGRLPVLPVAAAAELPPVPGGPRGPGELAKYGLPGLAQLKSRESYVLCYDPRTRGALWVVEQLRPERLRGDGDRRECDFREDDSVHAYHRATNADYRGSGFDRGHLAAAANHRWSQKAMDDTFYLSNVAPQVPHLNQNAWNNLEKYSRSLTRSYQNVYVCTGPLFLPRLGMESRPHHLVPWCCGQMTCVPLCKTCDLLVDVTCFPRAWSMDRG
- the ENDOG gene encoding endonuclease G, mitochondrial precursor; this translates as MRALRAGLTLASGAGLGAVVEGWRRRREDARAAPGLLGRLPVLPVAAAAELPPVPGGPRGPGELAKYGLPGLAQLKSRESYVLCYDPRTRGALWVVEQLRPERLRGDGDRRECDFREDDSVHAYHRATNADYRGSGFDRGHLAAAANHRWSQKAMDDTFYLSNVAPQVPHLNQNAWNNLEKYSRSLTRSYQNVYVCTGPLFLPRTEADGKSYVKYQVIGKNHVAVPTHFFKVLILEAAGGQIELRTYVMPNAPVDEAIPLERFLVPIESIERASGLLFVPNILARAGSLKAITAGSK